Genomic DNA from Streptomyces diastaticus subsp. diastaticus:
GTGGACAACGACAGCCCCAGCGACACCCTGCCGCCGCGCAGGCGACGGCGGGCCGCCTCCCGGCCCGCCGGACCGCCCGCGGCGGCGGAGGCCGCGGCCGTGGCCATACCGGCTCCGGTACCGGCGGAGGCCGAGGCGCCCGCCGCCGAGGCGCCGTCCGGTGACGAACCGGCGCCGCGTCCGCGCCGCCGCGCCACCCGCCGGGCCTCCGCCCCGGCCGGTACGCCCGCCGCCGAGGCGGCGACCACCGAGGCCCCCCCGGCGCAGCCGCAGCCGGCCGCCGCGCAGGCCGAGTCCGGCGCCCAGGCCGAGGAGGCCGCACCGGCCCGCCCGCGCCGCCGCGCGACCCGCCGCGCCGTCGCACCGGCCGGTACGCCGGACACGCCCGTGGCGGAGGAGGCCGCGACGGCCGAGCCGCAGGCCGCGCCGGCGCCCGCCGAGACCACCGAGGCCGCCCCCGCGCGGCCCCGTCGCCGTGCCACGCGGCGCGCCACCGCGCCGGCCGGCGCTCCCACCGCCGAGGCGGAGACCACCGAGGAAGCCCCGGCGCAGCCGCAGCCGGCCGCCGCGCAGGCCGAGTCCGCCGCGCAGGCGGAGGCCGGCGCTCAGACCGAGGAGGCCGCACCGGACCGCCCGCGCCGCCGCGCCGCCCGCCGCGCCTCCGCCCCGGCCGGTGCGCCGGAGACGCCCGAGGCCGCCGGTGCCACCGGCCAGGAACCGGACCCCGAGGCCGCCTCCGCGGAGGAGAGCGCCGCCCCGGCCCGCCGGCGCCGCCGCGCCACCCGGCCCGCCGAGGCCGCCGCGTCCGCGTCCGCGCCCGTCGAGGAGCGGGCGGCCGAGGAGCCCGCCGCCGTGGCGGAGCCCGACGCGCAGGCCGAGGAGGCCGCCCCCACCCGTACGCGCCGCCGTGCCACTCGTCGCGTTTCCGCACCCGTCTCCAGCCCCGCGGCTGCCGAGGCCGAAGGCACGCCGGAGGAGACCACCGTGGCCGAGGACAGCACCAGCGAAGCGAGCACCGGCGACACCGCCGAGGAGAGCGCGCCGCGCCGCGCCCGCCGCAAGCCGGTCCGCAAGGGCGGGCTGTTCAGCGAGCCCGACCAGCCGAAGGCCGCCCGCGAGGAGCGCCAGGAGCAGGAGCCGGGCGGGCGCGGTTCGCGTCGCCGTCCGGCCGTCGCCGTCTTCCAGGCACCGGTCTTCTCGGAGCCCATGTTCCAGACGCCGGAGCGCGCCGCCGCCGAGGCCGCCTCGTCGGCCGCCGCCGACACCTCCGCGCCCGAGCCGGAGGCCGAGGAGCAGGCACCGCGCAAGCGCCGTCGCCGCCGTGGGGAGGACGCTCCGGCGCAGGAGGCCGCGCCGGTCCGCGAGAAGCCGGTGGAGCGGGCCCCCGAGCCCGAGCCCGCCGAGGACGACTCCGAGGCCGAGGCCGAGGACGAGACCCGCACGCGGGACGACGACGAGCACGACAACGGCGACCGGCCCTCGCGCCGACGCCGCCGGGGCGGCCGCCGCCGCCGTCGCGGTGAGTCCGGCGACGCCGACCACGAGCAGGACGAGCAGCAGGAGCAGGGCGCCGGCACCGACGCGCGTACCGGCAGCCAGGAGAGTGCCGCCGAGGACGAGCAGGACGACCACGCGGACGAGCACGAGGGCCGCGAGGAGCGCGACGAGTCCGACCACGACAACGACGCCGACAACGGCTCGGGCTCCAGCAGCAGCCGCCGTCGCCGCCGTCGCCGCCGCCGCGCCGGGGACAGCGGGGGCGAGCAGGAGCAGAGCGCCTCGGGCGACGACCCGGAGCGCACCGTCGTCAAGGTCCGCGAGCCGCGCGAGCGGAAGAGGGACGAGCCCGGCACCGGTCCCGACGAGGTCCAGTCGATCAAGGGCTCGACCCGCCTGGAGGCGAAGAAGCAGCGCCGCCGGGAGGGCCGCGAGCAGGGCCGCCGCCGGGTGCCGATCATCACCGAGGCGGAGTTCCTGGCGCGCCGCGAGGCCGTGGAGCGGGTGATGGTCGTCCGCCAGAGCGGCGAGCGCACCCAGATCGGCGTGCTCGAGGACGACGTGCTCGTCGAGCACTACGTCAACAAGGAGCAGGCCACCTCCTACGTCGGCAACGTCTACCTCGGCAAGGTGCAGAACGTCCTGCCGTCGATGGAGGCCGCCTTCATCGACATCGGCAAGGGCCGCAACGCCGTGCTGTACGCCGGTGAGGTCAACTTCGCCGCGCTGGGCATGGCCCACGGCCCGCGCCGCATCGAGTCGGCGCTCAAGTCCGGCCAGTCGGTCCTGGTGCAGGTCACCAAGGACCCGATCGGCCACAAGGGCGCCCGCCTCACCAGCCAGGTCTCGCTGCCCGGCCGCTACCTCGTCTACGTCCCCGAGGGGTCGATGACGGGCATCAGCCGCAAGCTGCCCGACACCGAGCGGGCCCGCCTCAAGGGCATCCTCAAGAAGATCGTCCCCGAGGACGCGGGCGTCATCGTGCGCACCGCCGCCGAGGGCGCGAGCGAGGAGGAACTGCGCCGCGACGTGGAGCGGCTGCACGGCCAGTGGCAGGAGATCCAGAAGAAGGCGAACGCGAGCAACGCCAGCTCGCCGAGCCTGCTCTACGGCGAGCCCGACATGACGGTCCGGGTCGTCCGCGACATCTTCAACGAGGACTTCTCCAAGGTCATCGTCAGCGGTGACGAGGCATGGAAGACCATCCACGGCTACGTCGGCAAGGTCGCCCCCGACCTGGTCGACCGGCTCCAGCGGTGGACCTCGGAGACCGACGTCTTCGCGACGTACCGGATCGACGAGGGGCTCGCCAAGGCGCTGGACCGCAAGGTGTGGCTGCCGTCGGGCGGTTCGCTGGTGATCGACAAGACCGAGGCGATGATCGTCGTCGACGTCAACACCGGGAAGTTCACCGGCCAGGGCGGCAACCTGGAGGAGACCGTCACCAGGAACAACCTGGAGGCGGCCGAGGAGATCGTGCGCCAGCTGCGGCTGCGCGACCTCGGTGGGATCGTCGTCATCGACTTCATCGACATGGTCCTGGAGTCCAACCGCGACCTGGTCCTGCGCCGCCTGCTGGAGTGCCTGGGCCGGGACCGGACCAAGCACCAGGTGGCCGAGGTGACGTCGCTGGGCCTGGTCCAGATGACGCGTAAGCGGGTCGGTCAGGGGCTGCTGGAGTCGTTCTCGGAGACCTGCGTCCACTGCAACGGCCGGGGTGTCATCGTCCACCTCGACCAGCCGGCCGTCTCCGGCAACGGCGGCAAGCGCAAGAAGCGCGGCAAGGGCGGGCAGGAGGACAGCACCCACACGCACGACCACGGTCACGACACGGAGCCGGAGAGCTTCGAGGCCGAGACGGAGGCCGAGGTCGCCGCCGAGACGGCTGAGCCCGCCGCGCTGCCGTCGCCGGAGTTCGTCCCGGACGAGGAGCTGTACAGCAGCGCCGCCGAGGCCGAGGCGGCCGCCGGCGGGGGCCGCCGCAATCGTCGCCGGGCCACCCGCCGTGCCTCCGCGCCCGCCGGTGCCCCGCGCCGGCCGGAGGAGTCGGGCCGCGAGCAGGCCCCGGTTGCCCGGCAGGAGCAGGCGGCGCCCGTCGCCGAGGCCCCGGCCGCCGCGCCGGAGCCGGTCGTCGAGGCGCCTGCCGCCGAGCCCGCGCCCGCCGCCGAGGCTCAGGCCGCCGAGGCCCCGGCCACCGGGGCTCCGGCCGAGGAGGCGCCGAAGAGGGGCCGTCGCCGGGCCACCCGCCGTGCCTCCGCGCCCGCCGGTGCGCCGGCCGCGTCGGAGCCGGTGAGCGAGCCGGTCGCCGAGGCGCCGGTCGCCGAGGTCGCGGAGGCCCCGCAGGCCACGCCGGTGGCTCCGGAGCCCGAGGCCGAGCCGCAGCCGGAGCCCGCTCCGGCCACCGCGGCCCCGGCCCGGCCGCGCCGGCGCGCCGTCCGCAAGGCGTCGGCGCCGACCGCGTCGGAGGAGGCGGCCGTGGTGGTCGTCGCCGCCGACCGTCCGGAGCCCTCGCCCGAGGCGGCGCCGGAGCAGCCCGCGGCTGCCGCCGAGGCTGCGGCCGAGACCCCCGTGAGCGAGGAGGCCGAGGCGGCGCCCGCCAAGAAGACGGCGCGCAAGACGGCGAAGAAGGCCACCACCAAGAAGGCCGCCGCCACCAAGAAGACGGCGACGGCGAAGAAGGCGACGGCCAAGAAGGCGACGGCCAAGTCGACGGCCAAGGAGGCGACGGCCGAGGAGGCGGCCACCGAGCCGGCTCCGGAGGCGGCCCCCGGGACGGCGCCCCAGGAGGCGGCCCCCGAGGGGACCGCGGCCAAGAAGACGACGGCCAGGAAGACGGCGGCCAAGAAGGCCCCGGCGAAGAAGGCCGCCGCCACCAAGAAGACGGCGACGGCGAAGAAGGCCACGACCAAGAAGGCGACGGCCAAGAAGACGGCCGCCACCGCTCAGCCCGACGAGGACTGAGCACCGTGGCCACGCGGGCCGGCCGGGGCGGACCCGGCCGGCCCGCGCCCGCCGGGTGACCCGGTTTGACCCTCGGGACAGCGGTCCCGTAGCCTTTACCCTCGGCGTTTGTGCGCCACCCTCTGAGCACCTTCCTCCCGCGATGCGGCGCTCGCAGCGCCTGTCAGGGAGAGGCCGCTCGTCCCTCCCAGGATTTCCCGGGCCCTTCGCGGGCTCGTGTGGGCGGCTGGCTTCAGAGGTCCGTTTCTGAGTGACAGAGAGTGAGATCCGCGTGTACGCCATCGTGCGCAGCGGTGGCCGCCAGCACAAGGTTGCTGTCGGTGACATCGTTGAGGTTGACAAGATTTCCACCGCCAAGGTCGGCGACACGGTCGAGCTCTCGACCCTGCTGCTCGTGGACGGCGAGTCGGTCACCAGCGACCCGTGGGTGCTGGACGGCATCAAGGTCCAGGCCGAGGTCGTCGACCACCACAAGGGTGCGAAGATCGACATCCTTCGCTACAAGAACAAGACCGGTTACCGCCGTCGCCAGGGCCACCGCCAGCAGTACACGGCGGTCAAGGTCACCGGCATCCCCACGGCTGCGAAGTAAGGGACTGAGGAGACATGGCACACAAGAAGGGCGCATCGTCCACTCGGAACGGTCGCGATTCCAATGCTCAGCGGCTCGGCGTGAAGCGCTTCGGCGGTCAGGTCGTCAACGCCGGTGAGATCCTGGTCCGCCAGCGCGGCACCCACTTCCACCCCGGCGCCGGCGTCGGCCGTGGCAAGGACGACACGCTGTTCGCGCTGAACGCCGGCGCGGTGGAGTTCGGTACCCACCGCGGCCGCAAGGTCGTGAACATCGTTCCGGCCGCCTGATCTTCTTCGCAGGTAGCTGACAGCGGTTTTTCGCGAGGGCGGACCTCACTTCCCGGACGGGAAGGGGGTCCGCCCTTCGCTTGTTGTGGACAATTGAAGAGGAGGGCGGCTCTCCGCCGTGCTCCGTGCGGGACGCGCGCCGCGCCGTGCGAGGCCCGCACCACCAGTAACCCCCAGTTTTTCCCCTGTGCGTATCGGAGGCACCTTCCATGACCACCTTCGTGGACCGCGTCGAACTGCATGTCGCCGCGGGTAACGGAGGCCACGGCTGTGCCTCCGTCCACCGTGAGAAGTTCAAGCCGCTCGGCGGCCCGGACGGCGGCAACGGCGGCCGGGGTGGGGACGTCGTCCTCGTCGTCGACCAGTCCGTGACCACCCTTCTCGACTACCACTACAGCCCGCACCGCAAGGCCACCAACGGCAAGCCCGGTGAGGGCGGCCACCGCTCCGGCAAGGACGGCCAGGACCTGGTCCTGCCGGTGCCGGACGGCACCGTGGTCCTCGGCCGGAACGGCGAGGTCATCGCCGACCTGATCGGCGAGGGCACCACCTTCGTCGCCGCGAGCGGCGGTCGCGGCGGTCTCGGCAACGCCGCGCTGGCCTCGGCCCGCCGCAAGGCGCCCGGCTTCGCGCTGCTCGGCGAGCCCGGCGACGCCGGTGACGTGGTCCTGGAGCTGAAGACCGTCGCCGACGTGGCGCTGGTCGGCTACCCGAGCGCGGGCAAGTCCTCGCTGATCTCGGTGCTCTCCGCCGCCCGCCCGAAGATCGCGGACTACCCCTTCACCACCCTGGTCCCGAACCTCGGCGTGGTCACCGCCGGTTCGACCGTCTACACGGTGGCGGACGTGCCCGGCCTCATCCCGGGCGCCAGCCAGGGCAAGGGCCTCGGCCTGGAGTTCCTGCGCCACGTCGAGCGCTGCTCGGTGCTGGTGCACGTACTGGACACCGCGACGCTGGAGTCGGACCGTGATCCGGTCTCCGACCTCGACGTGATCGAGGAGGAGCTGAAGAGTTACGGCGGTCTCGACGACCGTCCGCGCATCGTCGTCCTGAACAAGATCGACGTGACCGACGGCCAGGAGCTCGCCGACATGGTCCGCCCGGACCTGGAGGAGCGCGGCTATCGCGTCTTCGAGGTCTCCGCCGTCGCCCACAAGGGGCTCAAGGAGCTCTCCTTCGCCCTGGCCGAGCTGGTCGCCGAGGCCCGTGCCGCCCGGCCGAAGGAGGAGGCGACCCGGGTCGTCATCCGTCCGAAGGCCGTGGACGACTCGGGCTTCACCGTGACCCGCGAGGAGGAGTCGCTGTACCGGGTGCGGGGCGAGAAGCCCGAGCGCTGGGTGCGGCAGACCGACTTCAACAACGACGAGGCGGTGGGCTACCTCGCCGACCGGCTCAACCGCCTCGGCGTGGAGGAGGAGCTGATGAAGGCCGGTGCCCGCGCGGGCGACGGAGTCGCCATCGGACCCGAGGACAACGCCGTGGTCTTCGACTGGGAGCCGACCATGCTGGCCGGCGCCGAGATGCTCGGCCGCCGCGGTGAGGACCACCGGCTGGAGGGCGAGCGCCCCGCCGCCCAGCGCCGCCGCGACCGGCAGGCCGCGCGCGACGAGGCGCAGGACGAGTACGAGGGCTTCCACCCCTTCGCCGGGGGCTGAGGCCGGCCCGGGCCGCCGGGGAGACCTGGCGGCCCGGAGGCGGGTACGGCCGCTCGCCGCGGAGGCGGGCGTACGCCGAAGGGGCGGACCCGGCCGGGTCCGCCCCTTCGGCGTACGTACCGCGGTGTCGCGGGTCAGAGGCGGGCGTCGTCGCCCTTGTTCTGTTCGGCCGCGGGGGCCTCGGCCTGGGCCGGGACAGTGGCCTCGGCGGGTGCCTCGACCGGCTCGGGCTCCGGGTACTTGGCCAGGGTGCGCTCGAAGTCCCGGGTGGAGAGCAGCAGCTTGTAGATGATGGCGAGCTCGAAGACCATCAGCAGGACACCGCTGCCGATGGTGATGGGCAGGACGGCGCCGAAGAGCGGGCCGACGATGAAGACGCCCATCTGGAACTCGATGCCGCTGATGAGGTGGGCGCGGATGCGGTGGCGCAGCAGCAGGCTGCGGAACTTGCCGTACCAGGGGAAGCGGCTCTTGAACTCCTGGTGGAGGTCGACGACGACCTTCTCGCCGGTCCCGCTCTCCGGCTCGTCCGCCGTGGCCTCGGCCTTGCCGGTGGTGACCTGCTGGGCCAGCTCGTCGTGGGTGTTGTCGATGTCGGCGGACGGGTTGTCGCGGAGGAGGTCCTCCATGAAGTGCAGCTCGTCGCGCTGGTCCTGGCCCACGGCGTCGGGGTGCTGGCTCTCCATGCTGCGGCGGGCGGCGCGGGCGCGGGCCTTGATCTTCTTGCGCATGCTGTGGCGCACCTTGAAGATCTGGAGCGCGTCGATGTAGCGCAGCATGTCGAGGAAGACCACGACCAGGGCGAGCCACACGTAGACGACGTCACCGGTCCTGGAGTACTGGCCGCCCATCAGCGCGACGGCGCAGGCCAGCACGCGGATGCGGTCGAAGACGTAGTCGAGCCAGCCGCCGAACTCCGAGCCCCGGCCGGTGAGCCGGGCCAGCTTTCCGTCCATGCAGTCGAGGATGAAGCTGACGTGGTACAGGACGGCGCCGATGATCAGCCACATCCAGTCGGCCTGCGCGAAGCACGCCGCCGCACCGAGTCCCAGGAAGAGGGCCGCCCAGGTGATCTGATTGGGCGTCACCCAGCGGGCGTACTTGGCCGTCCAGCGGACCAGCGGGGTGGCGACCGGGTCCACCAGTAGCACCGTCCACCAGGCGTCACGCTTCTTCTCGGTCAGGCGACGCACTTCGGAGAGCGGAGGTATTTCCATGGAGTCAGCAATCTTCCCGTGGGGTGGGTGAGACGTGGCCGTCGGCCGAAGGTGATGCCGGAGGCCGTGCGGCTGCGGCGGACGGCGGCAGGGGCATCGGGACCGGCGGCGTTCAGTGCAGAAGGCCGCCGAAAGACTAGCCCAGCCGTGATCGCCTCCCACGGCGTCCGGTTGACGCCCTCGGACCGCGTTGGATCACCGCTGCCGATTTATGCGTCTCTTTGTCCTGAATGGACTATTGGCTTCCGCTCAGGTTGTGTTTGAGCCGACGTGACATAAGTCATAGGGGTGATTGTTCACCGTCCCGTCGCCGAGCGGAAGTG
This window encodes:
- the rpmA gene encoding 50S ribosomal protein L27, producing MAHKKGASSTRNGRDSNAQRLGVKRFGGQVVNAGEILVRQRGTHFHPGAGVGRGKDDTLFALNAGAVEFGTHRGRKVVNIVPAA
- the obgE gene encoding GTPase ObgE — encoded protein: MTTFVDRVELHVAAGNGGHGCASVHREKFKPLGGPDGGNGGRGGDVVLVVDQSVTTLLDYHYSPHRKATNGKPGEGGHRSGKDGQDLVLPVPDGTVVLGRNGEVIADLIGEGTTFVAASGGRGGLGNAALASARRKAPGFALLGEPGDAGDVVLELKTVADVALVGYPSAGKSSLISVLSAARPKIADYPFTTLVPNLGVVTAGSTVYTVADVPGLIPGASQGKGLGLEFLRHVERCSVLVHVLDTATLESDRDPVSDLDVIEEELKSYGGLDDRPRIVVLNKIDVTDGQELADMVRPDLEERGYRVFEVSAVAHKGLKELSFALAELVAEARAARPKEEATRVVIRPKAVDDSGFTVTREEESLYRVRGEKPERWVRQTDFNNDEAVGYLADRLNRLGVEEELMKAGARAGDGVAIGPEDNAVVFDWEPTMLAGAEMLGRRGEDHRLEGERPAAQRRRDRQAARDEAQDEYEGFHPFAGG
- a CDS encoding Rne/Rng family ribonuclease, whose protein sequence is MLGSNDPAEGVDVDNDSPSDTLPPRRRRRAASRPAGPPAAAEAAAVAIPAPVPAEAEAPAAEAPSGDEPAPRPRRRATRRASAPAGTPAAEAATTEAPPAQPQPAAAQAESGAQAEEAAPARPRRRATRRAVAPAGTPDTPVAEEAATAEPQAAPAPAETTEAAPARPRRRATRRATAPAGAPTAEAETTEEAPAQPQPAAAQAESAAQAEAGAQTEEAAPDRPRRRAARRASAPAGAPETPEAAGATGQEPDPEAASAEESAAPARRRRRATRPAEAAASASAPVEERAAEEPAAVAEPDAQAEEAAPTRTRRRATRRVSAPVSSPAAAEAEGTPEETTVAEDSTSEASTGDTAEESAPRRARRKPVRKGGLFSEPDQPKAAREERQEQEPGGRGSRRRPAVAVFQAPVFSEPMFQTPERAAAEAASSAAADTSAPEPEAEEQAPRKRRRRRGEDAPAQEAAPVREKPVERAPEPEPAEDDSEAEAEDETRTRDDDEHDNGDRPSRRRRRGGRRRRRGESGDADHEQDEQQEQGAGTDARTGSQESAAEDEQDDHADEHEGREERDESDHDNDADNGSGSSSSRRRRRRRRRAGDSGGEQEQSASGDDPERTVVKVREPRERKRDEPGTGPDEVQSIKGSTRLEAKKQRRREGREQGRRRVPIITEAEFLARREAVERVMVVRQSGERTQIGVLEDDVLVEHYVNKEQATSYVGNVYLGKVQNVLPSMEAAFIDIGKGRNAVLYAGEVNFAALGMAHGPRRIESALKSGQSVLVQVTKDPIGHKGARLTSQVSLPGRYLVYVPEGSMTGISRKLPDTERARLKGILKKIVPEDAGVIVRTAAEGASEEELRRDVERLHGQWQEIQKKANASNASSPSLLYGEPDMTVRVVRDIFNEDFSKVIVSGDEAWKTIHGYVGKVAPDLVDRLQRWTSETDVFATYRIDEGLAKALDRKVWLPSGGSLVIDKTEAMIVVDVNTGKFTGQGGNLEETVTRNNLEAAEEIVRQLRLRDLGGIVVIDFIDMVLESNRDLVLRRLLECLGRDRTKHQVAEVTSLGLVQMTRKRVGQGLLESFSETCVHCNGRGVIVHLDQPAVSGNGGKRKKRGKGGQEDSTHTHDHGHDTEPESFEAETEAEVAAETAEPAALPSPEFVPDEELYSSAAEAEAAAGGGRRNRRRATRRASAPAGAPRRPEESGREQAPVARQEQAAPVAEAPAAAPEPVVEAPAAEPAPAAEAQAAEAPATGAPAEEAPKRGRRRATRRASAPAGAPAASEPVSEPVAEAPVAEVAEAPQATPVAPEPEAEPQPEPAPATAAPARPRRRAVRKASAPTASEEAAVVVVAADRPEPSPEAAPEQPAAAAEAAAETPVSEEAEAAPAKKTARKTAKKATTKKAAATKKTATAKKATAKKATAKSTAKEATAEEAATEPAPEAAPGTAPQEAAPEGTAAKKTTARKTAAKKAPAKKAAATKKTATAKKATTKKATAKKTAATAQPDED
- a CDS encoding CDP-alcohol phosphatidyltransferase family protein, producing MEIPPLSEVRRLTEKKRDAWWTVLLVDPVATPLVRWTAKYARWVTPNQITWAALFLGLGAAACFAQADWMWLIIGAVLYHVSFILDCMDGKLARLTGRGSEFGGWLDYVFDRIRVLACAVALMGGQYSRTGDVVYVWLALVVVFLDMLRYIDALQIFKVRHSMRKKIKARARAARRSMESQHPDAVGQDQRDELHFMEDLLRDNPSADIDNTHDELAQQVTTGKAEATADEPESGTGEKVVVDLHQEFKSRFPWYGKFRSLLLRHRIRAHLISGIEFQMGVFIVGPLFGAVLPITIGSGVLLMVFELAIIYKLLLSTRDFERTLAKYPEPEPVEAPAEATVPAQAEAPAAEQNKGDDARL
- the rplU gene encoding 50S ribosomal protein L21, whose translation is MYAIVRSGGRQHKVAVGDIVEVDKISTAKVGDTVELSTLLLVDGESVTSDPWVLDGIKVQAEVVDHHKGAKIDILRYKNKTGYRRRQGHRQQYTAVKVTGIPTAAK